One Phocaeicola dorei genomic region harbors:
- the trmD gene encoding tRNA (guanosine(37)-N1)-methyltransferase TrmD, with the protein MRIDIITVLPEMLESFFNCSIMSRAQKKGIAEIHIHNLRDYAYDRYRKVDDYPFGGFAGMVMKIEPIDRCISALKAEREYDEIIFTSPDGEQFNQPMANSLSLAKNLIILCGHFKGIDYRIREHFITKEISIGDYVLTGGELAAAVIADAVVRIIPGVISDEQSALSDSFQDNLLAAPVYTRPAEYKGWQVPDVLLSGHEAKIKEWELQQSLERTQRLRPDLLK; encoded by the coding sequence ATGAGAATAGACATCATTACCGTTTTACCCGAGATGCTGGAAAGCTTCTTCAACTGCTCTATCATGAGCCGTGCGCAGAAAAAAGGAATTGCAGAAATACATATACATAATTTACGCGATTATGCATACGACCGTTATCGCAAAGTAGATGATTATCCCTTCGGTGGATTTGCCGGTATGGTGATGAAGATTGAACCAATAGACCGATGCATCTCAGCTTTGAAAGCAGAACGCGAGTACGATGAAATTATATTTACATCTCCAGATGGAGAACAGTTTAACCAGCCGATGGCCAACTCACTTTCACTCGCAAAGAATTTAATTATTCTATGTGGTCATTTTAAGGGTATAGACTATAGAATACGTGAACATTTCATTACGAAAGAAATCAGTATCGGTGACTATGTTTTGACAGGTGGGGAGTTGGCTGCCGCCGTTATCGCCGATGCCGTAGTTCGTATTATTCCCGGGGTCATTTCTGACGAACAATCGGCATTGTCCGATTCTTTTCAAGATAATCTGTTAGCAGCTCCTGTATATACCCGTCCTGCAGAATACAAAGGATGGCAAGTTCCCGATGTGTTGTTATCCGGACACGAGGCAAAGATTAAAGAATGGGAGCTTCAGCAGTCATTAGAAAGAACACAGCGGCTAAGACCCGATTTGCTAAAATAA
- the dapA gene encoding 4-hydroxy-tetrahydrodipicolinate synthase has product MIQTRLKGMGVALITPFKEDDSVDYDALLRLVDYQLQNGTDFLCVLGTTAETPTLTKEEKDKIKRLIIERVNGRIPILLGVSSNCTRAVVETLKNDDMTGVDAVLVAVPYYNKPSQEGIYQHYKAIAEATDLPVVLYNVPGRTGVNMTAETTLRLARDFKNIIAIKEASGNITQMDDIIKNKPANFDVISGDDGITFPLITLGAVGVISVIGNAFPREFSRMTRLALQGDFANALTIHHRFTELFSLLFVDGNPAGVKAMLNVMGLIENKLRLPLVPTRITTFEKMRAILDELKIKC; this is encoded by the coding sequence ATGATACAGACAAGATTAAAAGGCATGGGAGTAGCGTTGATTACTCCTTTCAAGGAAGATGACAGCGTTGATTATGATGCGTTACTTCGTCTGGTTGATTACCAGCTTCAAAATGGAACAGATTTTTTGTGCGTGTTGGGAACCACGGCTGAAACCCCGACTTTGACTAAAGAAGAAAAAGACAAGATAAAACGTTTGATAATCGAAAGAGTGAATGGACGTATCCCTATTCTGCTGGGAGTTAGCAGCAACTGTACCCGTGCTGTTGTGGAAACGCTGAAAAATGATGATATGACAGGAGTTGATGCCGTACTTGTTGCTGTACCTTATTATAACAAACCTTCCCAGGAAGGTATTTACCAACACTATAAAGCGATTGCTGAAGCGACGGATCTTCCTGTGGTTCTTTATAATGTACCGGGACGTACCGGTGTGAACATGACTGCTGAGACCACCTTGCGTCTGGCACGCGATTTCAAGAATATTATCGCTATCAAGGAGGCATCGGGTAATATTACTCAGATGGATGATATCATCAAGAATAAACCGGCTAATTTTGATGTGATTTCGGGTGATGATGGTATTACATTTCCTTTGATTACTTTGGGTGCTGTAGGGGTTATCTCGGTTATCGGTAATGCATTTCCGCGTGAATTCAGTCGTATGACTCGTTTGGCATTACAGGGTGATTTTGCAAATGCATTGACTATTCATCATAGGTTTACGGAATTATTCAGCCTGTTGTTCGTAGATGGTAATCCTGCCGGGGTGAAGGCTATGTTGAATGTAATGGGGCTGATTGAAAATAAATTACGTTTGCCGCTTGTACCGACTCGTATCACAACATTTGAAAAGATGCGTGCTATTTTGGATGAATTGAAAATTAAATGCTGA
- a CDS encoding dihydroorotate dehydrogenase: MADLSVNIGDLKLCNPVMTASGTFGYGKEFEDFVDLEKIGGIIVKGTTLHHREGNPYPRMAETPMGMLNAVGLQNKGVDYFVEHIYPQIRDIHTNMIVNVSGSAVEDYVKTAEIINDLDNIPAIELNISCPNVKQGGMAFGVSACGCSEVVKAVRNVYKKTLIVKLSPNVTDITEIARAAEASGADSVSLINTLLGMAVDAEKRRPVLSTITGGMSGAAVKPIALRMVWQVAKAVNIPVIGLGGIMGWKDAVEFMLAGATAIQIGTANFIDPAITVKVSEGINDYLERHGYTSVKDIIGALEI, translated from the coding sequence ATGGCAGATTTAAGTGTAAATATCGGCGATTTAAAGCTTTGTAACCCGGTTATGACAGCATCGGGTACCTTTGGATACGGAAAAGAATTTGAGGACTTTGTAGACCTCGAAAAAATTGGTGGCATCATTGTAAAAGGGACTACCCTTCATCATCGTGAGGGTAATCCTTACCCACGTATGGCAGAGACCCCTATGGGGATGCTTAATGCGGTAGGGTTACAGAATAAAGGGGTGGATTATTTTGTTGAACATATCTATCCACAGATAAGGGATATCCATACTAATATGATCGTTAATGTATCCGGATCTGCTGTAGAGGATTATGTGAAGACTGCCGAAATCATCAATGATCTGGATAATATTCCCGCTATAGAATTGAATATCTCATGCCCTAATGTAAAGCAGGGCGGTATGGCCTTCGGGGTTTCCGCATGCGGGTGTTCCGAGGTTGTAAAAGCTGTACGTAATGTGTATAAAAAGACGCTGATCGTAAAATTATCTCCCAATGTGACAGATATCACAGAAATAGCACGTGCGGCCGAGGCTTCCGGTGCGGACAGTGTATCTCTGATCAATACCCTGCTGGGGATGGCTGTCGATGCTGAAAAGCGTCGGCCTGTACTTTCCACTATTACCGGAGGCATGAGTGGTGCAGCTGTGAAACCAATCGCATTGCGTATGGTATGGCAAGTCGCTAAAGCAGTAAATATTCCTGTCATTGGACTAGGGGGTATCATGGGCTGGAAGGATGCTGTGGAGTTTATGTTGGCAGGTGCCACCGCAATACAGATAGGTACTGCCAACTTCATAGACCCAGCTATTACTGTCAAAGTTTCAGAAGGAATAAATGACTATTTGGAACGTCATGGATATACATCTGTAAAAGATATAATAGGCGCTTTAGAAATCTGA
- a CDS encoding patatin-like phospholipase family protein — MKHYLYILFLLFLLLPPIHAQKVGLVLSGGGAKGLTHIGIIRALEENGIPIDYIAGTSMGAIVGSLYAMGYSPDEMEALLKSDDFKRWYSGNVEEKYIYYFKKNPPTPEFINIRISLKDSLKNVKPQFLPTSIVDPIQMNIVFLQLFGQATAASKANFDSLYIPFRCIASDVYNKRPLILKKGDLGDAVRASMSFPAMFKPIEIDSILAYDGGIYNNFPVNVMRDTFHPDIIIGSAVSANPGKPKEGDIMGQLENMIMQKTDYSLPDSLGILMTFKYDDVNLMDFQRFDELHDIGYKRAIEMMDSIKSRIHRRITPEQVKVKRLAYKSNLPDFRFKRVNITGANERQKQYIQKEFHENDLDVFTMEDIKRAYFRLLSDNIISEIIPHAVYNEKDQTYDLNLQVKMEANLSVRVGGNVSSSGSNQVYFGASYQNLNYYSKEFNFDGQLGRVYNNVQLAARIDFPTKLPTSYKFIASISTFDYFKEAKFFSNKDNPAFNKKREEFVKLKVSLPFLSRKKAEFGVGIARMEDRYFQTNIIDFSETKHDKSTYSIFGGSIVLEGSTLNARQFATQGSREKMAAQIFTGTEHFRSGASKVTKDTPEPYKKVQSWLQVSYQNETYHKVSPKFTLGAYLEAYYSSRNFSNNYTATLMQAGEFTPTAHSKVTYNEAFRANQYAGVGAMPIYQLSESFQLRGEFYGFVPIFPIKKDEYGQAYYGKAFTKFEYLGEISLVFQLSFGSISAYVNHYSSPSNDWNVGLTLGWQLFNSRFIE; from the coding sequence AAAACGGTATCCCCATAGATTATATTGCAGGCACATCCATGGGAGCCATTGTCGGTTCACTTTATGCTATGGGCTATTCTCCCGATGAAATGGAGGCTTTACTCAAATCCGATGACTTCAAACGCTGGTATTCAGGTAATGTGGAAGAGAAATACATCTATTATTTCAAGAAAAATCCTCCAACACCCGAATTTATCAACATCCGTATCTCCCTGAAAGACTCGCTGAAGAATGTCAAACCTCAGTTTTTGCCTACCAGCATTGTAGATCCCATTCAGATGAATATTGTATTTCTGCAATTATTCGGTCAGGCAACAGCTGCAAGCAAGGCCAATTTTGACAGCCTGTATATTCCCTTCCGCTGTATAGCTTCGGATGTGTACAACAAAAGACCACTGATATTGAAAAAAGGAGATCTGGGAGATGCCGTACGTGCCTCCATGAGTTTTCCTGCCATGTTCAAGCCTATCGAAATAGACTCGATACTGGCATACGACGGTGGCATTTACAATAATTTTCCAGTGAATGTAATGCGTGACACCTTCCATCCGGATATCATTATAGGAAGTGCCGTATCCGCCAATCCGGGCAAACCCAAGGAAGGTGACATTATGGGGCAACTGGAAAATATGATTATGCAAAAGACAGATTACTCTTTACCCGATTCCCTCGGCATCCTCATGACTTTTAAATATGATGATGTCAATTTAATGGACTTCCAGCGCTTTGACGAGTTGCATGACATTGGTTATAAACGTGCCATAGAAATGATGGACTCCATAAAAAGCCGAATTCATCGAAGAATCACCCCCGAACAAGTGAAAGTTAAACGACTGGCCTATAAGAGCAATTTACCGGATTTCCGTTTCAAAAGAGTAAATATAACTGGTGCCAACGAACGACAAAAGCAATATATACAAAAAGAGTTCCATGAAAACGACCTCGATGTTTTCACTATGGAGGATATCAAACGAGCATATTTCCGTTTGTTGTCCGATAATATTATATCCGAAATCATTCCTCATGCCGTTTATAATGAGAAAGACCAAACCTACGACTTGAACCTCCAAGTCAAAATGGAGGCCAATCTCTCCGTTCGTGTCGGTGGAAACGTGTCTTCCAGTGGCTCCAATCAAGTCTATTTTGGTGCTTCCTATCAAAACTTGAACTATTATTCAAAAGAATTTAATTTTGACGGACAGTTAGGTCGGGTCTACAATAATGTGCAACTTGCAGCACGAATTGATTTTCCAACCAAGCTGCCTACATCTTATAAATTCATAGCCTCGATCTCCACCTTCGATTATTTCAAAGAAGCCAAATTCTTTTCCAATAAAGACAATCCGGCTTTCAACAAGAAAAGAGAAGAGTTTGTAAAATTGAAGGTGTCATTACCGTTTCTAAGCCGTAAGAAAGCTGAATTCGGTGTAGGTATAGCCCGTATGGAAGACAGGTACTTCCAAACCAATATCATCGACTTCAGCGAGACAAAACATGATAAAAGCACTTATTCTATCTTCGGAGGCTCTATCGTATTGGAAGGAAGCACCTTGAATGCCCGCCAGTTTGCCACACAAGGAAGTCGTGAAAAAATGGCTGCACAAATTTTCACCGGCACAGAACATTTCAGATCAGGTGCATCCAAAGTGACTAAAGACACACCGGAGCCTTATAAAAAGGTACAATCCTGGCTTCAAGTTTCATATCAGAACGAAACATACCATAAGGTAAGTCCTAAGTTTACCTTGGGAGCGTATCTAGAGGCGTATTACTCATCCCGAAATTTCTCCAATAATTATACGGCTACATTAATGCAGGCAGGAGAATTCACTCCGACAGCCCATAGCAAAGTAACCTATAATGAGGCTTTCCGTGCTAATCAATATGCCGGAGTCGGCGCCATGCCCATCTACCAGTTAAGCGAGTCTTTTCAATTACGCGGAGAATTTTATGGATTTGTACCCATCTTTCCTATTAAGAAAGATGAATATGGACAAGCATATTACGGGAAAGCTTTCACAAAATTCGAATATCTTGGAGAAATCTCATTAGTTTTTCAATTATCGTTCGGTTCTATCAGTGCTTATGTAAACCACTATAGTTCACCGTCTAACGATTGGAATGTAGGTTTAACACTGGGCTGGCAGTTGTTTAACTCCCGTTTCATCGAATAA
- the ligA gene encoding NAD-dependent DNA ligase LigA: MTEIERIDQLREELHRHNYNYYVLNAPEITDQEFDKLMRELQDLEEKHPEHRDENSPSMRVGSDINKNFMQVVHKYPMLSLTNTYSETEVTEFYDRVKKSLNEDFEICCEMKYDGTSISLTYENGKLLRAVTRGDGVQGDDVTGNVKTIRSIPLVLHGKGYPEAFEIRGEILMPWVVFEELNKEREAREEPLFANPRNAASGTLKLQNSAIVASRKLDAYLYYLLGDNLPCDGHYENLKEAEKWGFKISDLTRKCKTLQEVFDFIKYWDVERKNLPVATDGIVLKVNSLRQQRNLGFTAKSPRWAIAYKFQAEQALTRLNKVTYQVGRTGAVTPVANLDPVQLSGTVVKRASLHNADIIEGLDLHIGDMVYVEKGGEIIPKIVGVDKNARIMIGDKVKFITYCPECGSKLVRYEGEAAYYCTNDAACPPQIKGKIEHFISRRAMDIDGLGPETVDQFYQEGLIRDVADLYTLKTSDIINLERMGEKSAENIIKGIEQSKEVPFERVLFALGIRFVGETVAKKVAKSFKSMDALADASLDDLIHVDEIGEKIAQSILLYFANPKNRDIIERLRVAGVRLEADEEDTSGHTDKLAGKSVVISGVFAHHSRDEYKELIEKHGGKNVGSISSKTSFVLAGDNMGPSKLEKAQKLGVTIVSEEEFLQMIE; the protein is encoded by the coding sequence ATGACAGAAATAGAAAGAATAGACCAATTGCGCGAGGAGCTTCATCGACATAACTATAATTATTATGTATTGAATGCGCCTGAGATTACAGACCAGGAGTTTGACAAGCTGATGCGTGAACTTCAGGATCTGGAAGAAAAACATCCGGAACATAGAGATGAGAACTCGCCCAGTATGCGTGTGGGAAGTGATATAAACAAAAACTTCATGCAGGTGGTACATAAATATCCCATGCTTTCATTGACTAACACCTATTCGGAAACGGAAGTAACCGAGTTTTATGACAGGGTAAAGAAGTCCTTGAACGAAGATTTTGAGATTTGTTGTGAAATGAAATACGATGGTACTTCTATTTCGCTGACTTACGAGAACGGGAAATTGTTGCGTGCTGTGACGCGTGGTGATGGCGTGCAAGGAGATGATGTGACAGGCAATGTGAAGACCATCCGCAGTATCCCTTTGGTGTTGCATGGAAAGGGGTATCCTGAAGCATTTGAAATTCGTGGGGAGATTTTGATGCCTTGGGTGGTGTTTGAGGAATTGAACAAAGAACGAGAAGCCCGCGAAGAACCGTTGTTCGCTAATCCCCGCAACGCAGCTTCGGGAACATTGAAGTTGCAGAATTCTGCCATTGTGGCATCCCGCAAGCTGGATGCATACCTTTATTATTTGCTTGGAGATAATTTGCCGTGCGACGGTCATTATGAAAATTTGAAAGAAGCGGAGAAATGGGGATTTAAAATTTCTGATCTTACTCGCAAATGCAAAACATTGCAGGAAGTATTTGATTTCATCAAATACTGGGATGTGGAGCGTAAGAATCTGCCTGTAGCTACGGACGGAATAGTACTGAAAGTGAATTCTTTGCGACAGCAGCGTAATTTGGGTTTTACGGCAAAATCACCCCGATGGGCCATTGCATACAAGTTTCAGGCCGAACAGGCACTTACCCGTTTGAACAAGGTGACCTATCAAGTGGGAAGAACAGGTGCTGTGACTCCGGTGGCCAATCTGGATCCCGTACAGCTATCCGGAACCGTGGTAAAGCGTGCTTCGCTCCATAATGCAGACATCATAGAAGGGCTGGATTTGCATATCGGCGATATGGTTTATGTAGAAAAAGGGGGCGAGATTATTCCAAAAATTGTAGGTGTGGACAAGAACGCCCGTATTATGATAGGTGATAAAGTAAAGTTTATTACTTATTGCCCCGAGTGTGGCAGTAAATTGGTGCGCTATGAAGGTGAAGCTGCTTATTATTGTACCAATGATGCCGCTTGCCCCCCACAGATCAAGGGAAAAATAGAACATTTTATCAGCCGTAGGGCTATGGATATTGATGGACTCGGTCCGGAAACGGTAGATCAGTTTTACCAGGAAGGATTGATACGTGATGTTGCCGATCTGTATACTTTAAAAACATCGGATATCATCAACCTGGAACGTATGGGAGAAAAATCCGCCGAGAATATAATAAAAGGTATAGAGCAGTCCAAAGAAGTGCCGTTTGAAAGGGTGCTCTTTGCATTGGGTATCCGTTTTGTGGGTGAAACTGTGGCGAAGAAGGTGGCGAAATCCTTTAAGTCGATGGATGCTTTGGCAGACGCGAGTTTAGATGATTTGATTCATGTCGATGAAATCGGAGAAAAAATAGCACAGAGTATCTTGTTGTACTTTGCTAATCCGAAGAATCGTGACATTATAGAGCGTCTTCGTGTGGCGGGTGTGAGATTGGAAGCCGATGAGGAGGATACTTCGGGACACACTGACAAATTGGCAGGGAAATCTGTTGTGATTAGTGGGGTTTTCGCCCATCATTCGCGTGACGAATATAAGGAGTTAATTGAAAAGCATGGTGGTAAGAATGTGGGAAGTATTTCGTCCAAGACCAGCTTTGTTCTGGCGGGTGACAATATGGGGCCCAGTAAACTGGAGAAAGCGCAGAAACTGGGTGTGACCATTGTGAGCGAAGAGGAGTTTCTGCAAATGATAGAGTGA
- a CDS encoding dihydroorotate dehydrogenase electron transfer subunit: protein MKKYILDLVVTQNIKLHANYVLIKLTHANPLPEMLPGQFAEIRIDGSNTTFLRRPISINYVDKTTNEVWFLVQLVGDGTRKLATVKQGDIVNVVMPLGNGFTMPRNVTKVKPLLVGGGVGTAPMLMLGAELVKMGCTPAFLLGARSSKDLLQLEYFEKLGKVYTTTEDGSMGEKGYVTQHSILHTDRFDMIYTCGPKPMMISVAKYAKVHGIECEVSLENRMACGVGACLCCVENTDEGHLCVCKEGPVFNIKKLLWQI, encoded by the coding sequence AGAACATAAAATTGCATGCCAATTATGTTCTGATAAAATTGACTCATGCCAACCCATTGCCCGAGATGCTGCCGGGTCAGTTTGCTGAGATACGTATTGACGGTTCCAATACAACTTTTCTCCGCCGTCCTATTTCTATTAATTATGTGGATAAAACAACCAATGAAGTTTGGTTCCTGGTGCAATTAGTTGGCGATGGCACTCGCAAACTAGCCACTGTGAAACAAGGAGATATTGTTAATGTGGTGATGCCTCTCGGCAATGGATTTACAATGCCCCGGAATGTGACAAAGGTAAAGCCGCTACTGGTTGGCGGTGGTGTGGGTACCGCCCCGATGTTGATGCTCGGTGCTGAGTTAGTGAAAATGGGATGTACGCCTGCTTTCCTGCTAGGCGCACGTTCATCCAAAGATCTGTTGCAGCTGGAGTATTTTGAGAAATTAGGTAAGGTGTATACAACAACTGAAGATGGAAGTATGGGCGAGAAAGGCTATGTGACACAGCATAGCATCTTGCATACAGATCGGTTTGATATGATATACACCTGTGGTCCAAAACCCATGATGATTTCGGTAGCTAAATACGCCAAAGTTCATGGAATAGAATGTGAGGTTTCACTGGAAAATAGGATGGCTTGTGGTGTCGGTGCATGCTTATGCTGTGTGGAGAACACGGACGAAGGGCATTTGTGTGTTTGTAAAGAGGGTCCTGTATTTAATATAAAGAAACTATTATGGCAGATTTAA